In the Peromyscus maniculatus bairdii isolate BWxNUB_F1_BW_parent chromosome 20, HU_Pman_BW_mat_3.1, whole genome shotgun sequence genome, one interval contains:
- the Krt2 gene encoding keratin, type II cytoskeletal 2 epidermal, translated as MSCQISCKSRRAGGGGGGGGFRGFSSGSAVVSGGGRRSTSGFSCLSRHGGGRGGSGGGGFGSQSLVGLGGYKSISTSVAGCGSGFGGRGGGGGFGGGSSFGGFGGGSSFGGGGGFGGGSGFGGGSGFGGGRGFGGGSGFGGGGFGGGSGFGGGGFGGGGFGGGRFGGGGGGFGGPGGFPGGGIHEVSINQSLLQPLDVKVDPEIQNVKSQEREQIKTLNNKFASFIDKVRFLEQQNQVLQTKWELLQQLDVGTRTTNLDPIFQAYIGMLKKRVDSLSAERNSQDSDLNNMQDLVEDFKKKYEDEINKRTSAENEFVTIKKDVDSSYMDKTELQAKVDILMQEADFLRTLYDMELSQLQQNVTDTNVILSMDNNRNLDLDSIIAEVQNQYELIAQKSKTETEELYHSKYEELQVTAVKHGDSLKEIKMEISELNRTIQRLQGEISHVKKQCKSVQESIADAEQRGEHAIKDARTKLTDLEEAMQQARENLAKLLRDYQELMNTKLALDVEIATYRKLLEGEECRMSGDFNDNVSVSVTSSTISSSVASKAGFGSGGQSSGGRGSYGGGGGGGSIHGSGGRSSGSRGGSGSGGGGYSSGGGSRGGSGGGYSSGGGSGGGAGGGYSSGGGSRGGSGGGGYSSGGGSRGGSGGGYSSGGGSGGGAGGGYSSGGGSRGGSGGGGYSSGGGSRGGSGGGGGGGYSSGGGSRGGSGSGGAVSGSERGGSGSGEGCGSGVTFSFR; from the exons ATGAGCTGTCAGATCTCGTGCAAGTCTCGAAGAGCAGGAGgcggaggaggtggtggaggattCCGTGGCTTCAGCAGTGGTTCGGCTGTGGTCTCTGGAGGGGGCCGGAGATCAACCAGCGGCTTCTCCTGCTTGAGCCGCCATGGTGGTGGCAGAGGAGGCTCTGGTGGAGGTGGCTTTGGCAGTCAGAGTCTTGTTGGCCTCGGAGGGTACAAGAGCATCTCTACTAGCGTGGCTGGCTGCGGCAGTGGATTTGGTggcagaggcggcggcggcggcttcgGAGGCGGCAGCAGCTTTGGTGGCTTTGGAGGCGGCAGCAGCTTCGGAGGCGGTGGTGGCTTCGGAGGTGGCTCTGGCTTCGGAGGTGGCTCTGGctttggaggaggcagaggatttGGAGGTGGCAGTGGATTCGGAGGCGGTGGATTTGGAGGTGGCAGTGGATTCGGAGGCGGTGGATTTGGTGGAGGCGGCTTTGGTGGAGGCCGTtttggaggcggcggcggcggctttgGGGGGCCTGGAGGATTCCCTGGTGGAGGCATCCACGAAGTCTCCATCAATCAGAGCCTCTTGCAGCCTCTTGATGTCAAAGTAGACCCAGAGATCCAGAACGTGAAGTCTCAGGAGAGAGAGCAGATCAAAACTCTCAACAACAAATTCGCCTCTTTTATCGACAAG GTTCGGTTTCTGGAGCAGCAGAACCAGGTGCTGCAGACCAAATGGGAACTTCTGCAGCAGCTGGATGTGGGCACCCGCACCACCAACCTGGACCCCATCTTCCAGGCCTATATTGGCATGCTCAAGAAACGAGTGGACAGTCTTTCTGCGGAAAGAAACTCGCAGGATTCAGACTTGAACAACATGCAGGATCTCGTGGAAGACTTTAAGAAGAA GTATGAGGATGAAATCAACAAGCGCACATCTGCGGAGAATGAGTTCGTGACGATTAAAAAG GATGTGGACAGTTCCTACATGGACAAGACAGAGCTGCAGGCCAAGGTGGACATACTGATGCAGGAAGCTGATTTCCTGAGAACACTCTATGACATG gaaCTGTCCCAGCTACAACAGAATGTCACTGACACCAATGTCATCTTGTCCATGGACAACAACCGGAACCTTGACCTGGACAGCATCATTGCTGAGGTTCAGAATCAATATGAGCTCATCGCCCAGAAGAGCAAGACTGAGACAGAGGAGCTGTACCACAGCAAG TATGAAGAACTCCAGGTCACTGCTGTAAAACATGGGGACAGCTTGAAAGAGATCAAGATGGAGATCAGTGAGCTGAACCGCACAATCCAAAGGCTGCAAGGGGAGATATCACATGTGAAGAAGCAG TGTAAGAGTGTACAAGAGTCCATCGCAGATGCAGAGCAGCGTGGAGAGCATGCCATCAAAGATGCCAGGACCAAGCTCACTGACTTGGAGGAGGCCATGCAGCAGGCCCGGGAGAACCTGGCCAAGTTGCTTCGGGACTACCAGGAGCTCATGAACACCAAGCTGGCCCTGGACGTGGAGATCGCCACCTACCGCAAGCTGCTGGAGGGGGAGGAGTGCAG GATGTCTGGAGACTTCAACGACAACGTGTCTGTGT CCGTGACAAGCAGCACCATTTCCTCATCCGTGGCATCGAAGGCTGGCTTTGGCTCTGGAGGTCAAAGTTCTGGAGGAAGAGGGTcttatggaggaggaggaggaggaggtagcaTCCAtggctctggaggcagaagctctggctccaggggagGGTCTGGATCCGGAGGAGGTGGATACAGCTCTGGAGGAGGATCTAGAGGAGGATCTGGAGGAGGATACAGCTCTGGAGGAGGATCTGGAGGAGGAGCCGGAGGAGGATACAGCTCTGGAGGAGGTTCCAGGGGAGGATCCGGAGGAGGAGGATACAGCTCTGGGGGAGGATCTAGAGGAGGATCTGGAGGAGGATACAGCTCTGGAGGAGGATCTGGAGGAGGAGCCGGAGGAGGATACAGCTCTGGgggaggctccaggggaggaTCCGGAGGAGGAGGATATAGCTCTGGgggaggctccaggggaggatccggaggaggaggaggaggaggatataGCTCTGGgggaggctccagggg